The Montipora capricornis isolate CH-2021 chromosome 6, ASM3666992v2, whole genome shotgun sequence genome has a window encoding:
- the LOC138053793 gene encoding uncharacterized protein, with translation MQRPGKRMARPMAKRRFLVSTTASKRYMNQPKFSRNLKMSTDPRFTRSNQMLDAQLVQLKKLGKENSQHKPTLEDEDMEKLKSSDALSLSNSLSLLRNIWFHIVLYFCRRGRGEQRELQKSSFKLDVDASERNYVTMAHDEVSKNHPGGLKDTSSTEKYARMYETDSPNDGYKAVKLYLSKLNPKSSAFFQYPSRNWVPSDPVWYDNKPLGINKLDNMMKEISQAAQLSRVYTNHSVCATAITLWSNAGVPNCHIMAISGHRNEQSLAHYNTRPSTAQHLHCSKVLSSHIQGSTALVSVEQSTHTTARSATVVENQQLRPMSCNFDSIFSNCSIQNVQVVVSPASPSK, from the coding sequence ATGCAGAGGCCAGGAAAAAGGATGGCGAGACCTATGGCAAAAAGACGCTTCTTGGTTTCCACCACGGCATCGAAAAGATACATGAATCAGCCAAAGTTCTCCAGAAATCTAAAGATGTCAACAGATCCGAGATTTACCAGATCAAATCAGATGCTGGACGCACAACTTGTTCAACTGAAGAAACTCGGCAAAGAAAACAGCCAGCACAAGCCTACGCTGGAAGATGAAGACATGGAGAAGCTCAAATCATCGGATGCACTGTCTCTCAGCAATTCTCTGTCCCTCCTAAGAAACATCTGGTTTCATATTGTTTTGTACTTCTGCAGACGAGGCCGCGGAGAGCAACGAGAGCTGCAGAAATCCAGCTTCAAACTGGATGTCGATGCGAGCGAGAGAAATTACGTGACCATGGCGCACGATGAAGTGTCTAAAAACCATCCCGGTGGCCTGAAAGATACCAGCAGCACGGAAAAATATGCACGAATGTATGAAACGGACAGTCCCAACGATGGCTACAAAGCTGTGAAGCTCTATCTTTCCAAACTCAACCCCAAAAGTTCTGCATTTTTCCAGTATCCCAGCCGAAACTGGGTGCCTTCCGATCCCGTTTGGTACGACAACAAGCCGCTCGGCATCAATAAACTTGACAACATGATGAAGGAAATTAGTCAAGCAGCTCAGCTGTCGAGAGTTTATACCAACCACTCTGTCTGTGCCACAGCAATCACCCTCTGGTCGAACGCTGGAGTCCCTAACTGCCATATCATGGCGATTTCTGGCCATAGGAATGAGCAGAGCTTGGCTCACTACAACACTCGCCCTTCAACAGCTCAGCATCTTCACTGCAGCAAAGTCCTTTCCAGCCATATTCAAGGGTCCACAGCATTAGTTTCGGTTGAGCAATCAACCCACACCACTGCTAGGTCTGCTACAGTCGtagaaaaccagcaattgaggCCAATGTCGTGCAATTTCGACTCCATTTTCAGCAACTGCTCGATTCAGAATGTGCAAGTCGTGGTCTCCCCGGCGAGCCCTTCAAAATGA